CGTCCAACGATAGTAGGTTTTCCACTCAGATAATGTTGCCTATCCAAGTCGTTTAGTTCCTTAAACTGTCCGTTTTGAATCCAACCCAAATAGTCGGTTTTCAATAGACGTATTGATGTCCAATCGGCCTGTTCATCAAGGATCTCAAAAAGTTCCCCAAACAATACCTGAGAAACCATTTCACTGCGGTGTGCCTGTTCTGAACGTAACGGAACGAGAGCTAGTGTACAAATACCATATTTCATGTGCTAAACAAAACAAAATCGTCAAAAATGTGATTATATATTATATGACGAAGATAAATTAATTATAGTAGAAATGGACAATACAAACTCAAAATTCAAAAGGATACTCGTCGCTGTCGACGACGAACCATGCTCAGAGAAGGCGATACTATATGCCAAAGAAATGGCCGCAGTATTTGGAGCCTCTATAGCGCTTGTCACTGTTGTTCCCCCTACTTCTCCGGCCAACTTTGGCGCGGATCCACTATTAGGTCAGCAACCTATCATTGTTCCGGAAGTATCGGAAATGGAACAGGATAATGCACAAAAATACCTTGAGAAAATAAGCCGCGAGTTTACAGGTGCAGGCGAAGTTTATCTTTTTAATCGAATTGGATCCATTAAAGAAGAAATTCTGGCGGCATCCCATGAGTGGTCCGCCGATCTTATTATTATGGGGACCAATGGACGGACTGGCTTTGACCATTTCATTTCTGGTTCCGTATCCGAGTCAGTCATTCGCAAATCAACTTGCCCTGTGCTCGTTATTCCCAGTAAATGTGACTGATATTAATTGATCCCTAAATATAAAAGGCTATTTTTTCCAATGAAAAAATAGCCTTTTGCTTTTATTGCTTCTGAAAATTACCTTTTAATCAATCGCGCCACAAACATACTATCCGCTTTCTCTTCATAACCTTTCAAATAGTCCATGCGTTCGATTTCAAAACCAAAATTATCCACAATGTAATTGACAACATCTTCATTTTCCGCTTTAAAAATGGAGCAGGTTATATAAATCAAAGGCTTGCCCACTTTAACATGTCCTACTACATTACTTGCAATATTTTTTTGTAGTGCATTGAATTCGCCAATCTTAGCAGCCCGAAACTGTCTAATCATTTCTGGTGTACGCCCCCAAGTCCCCGATCCTGTACAAGGCGCATCCAATAACACCCCATCAAATCTTTCGCTCCCAAGAAGCGCAAAGGTATCCTTAGTAAGATCGAGTATTTTTTTTCGGTAATGCTTAATTCCAGCACGGTCAAAACGTTCATCGAGATTTCGGAGAATACTCATACGAACATCGGATACCAAAAGATTGACAGTCGGACAAGCGTCCATCAATAAGAGAGATTTTCCACCTGAAGCTGCGCACGCATCCCACCAGGATTCCTTGTCAGCTGGATCCATATAATCCAACGTGCGCTGTGAAGAAAGATCCTGCACTTCTATCATTCCATCCAGCGTATCAAATCGCTGCAAGGATGTTCCATTATTCAAGGCAATAGTCTGATCGCCAATCATGGAATAAGGAATCTGATTGTTATCCAAAATAGCACACACGACTTTTGTCTTTCCGCGTTTCACCCGAATATATAAATAAGGCTGTATCAACTGGCTCTCTAAAAATTGTACCATGTCGATCTCATCAGAAATATGATCCGCAAATGGAAAGAGGTCTTCCCGCTTAAAAACACCTTCTGACTCCAGAAATGCAATTTTGTCTTTCAGTGGTTGCTGGATCTTATCGCTATACGAAGGCTCAAGAAGAGCTACCAAAGGGCTTTCTTGTTCACATAGAAATTCTGCAAGTACCAATCTACGCTGTTGTGACAGCTGTGAAGCTGCCGTTCCCAGACGAAAATAATTATAACATAAACGGGAAGTAGCCTTGCGATCGGATGATCCCATTTGCTTATTCAGCTTAAAAAAAGTAGTCAAATAACGCGAAAAGGGTTGATCCGCTTCAAAACCATCCATTGCCCGCTCAAAATTACGTATTTGCTGATGAACACGTCTTTCACTGAATTCAGCCATTCAAAGATTATTTTCTTTCAAATTTTTTGTTGTGATAAACCATCATACCC
The Sphingobacterium multivorum genome window above contains:
- a CDS encoding RsmB/NOP family class I SAM-dependent RNA methyltransferase, which codes for MAEFSERRVHQQIRNFERAMDGFEADQPFSRYLTTFFKLNKQMGSSDRKATSRLCYNYFRLGTAASQLSQQRRLVLAEFLCEQESPLVALLEPSYSDKIQQPLKDKIAFLESEGVFKREDLFPFADHISDEIDMVQFLESQLIQPYLYIRVKRGKTKVVCAILDNNQIPYSMIGDQTIALNNGTSLQRFDTLDGMIEVQDLSSQRTLDYMDPADKESWWDACAASGGKSLLLMDACPTVNLLVSDVRMSILRNLDERFDRAGIKHYRKKILDLTKDTFALLGSERFDGVLLDAPCTGSGTWGRTPEMIRQFRAAKIGEFNALQKNIASNVVGHVKVGKPLIYITCSIFKAENEDVVNYIVDNFGFEIERMDYLKGYEEKADSMFVARLIKR
- a CDS encoding universal stress protein, producing the protein MDNTNSKFKRILVAVDDEPCSEKAILYAKEMAAVFGASIALVTVVPPTSPANFGADPLLGQQPIIVPEVSEMEQDNAQKYLEKISREFTGAGEVYLFNRIGSIKEEILAASHEWSADLIIMGTNGRTGFDHFISGSVSESVIRKSTCPVLVIPSKCD